One region of Etheostoma spectabile isolate EspeVRDwgs_2016 chromosome 21, UIUC_Espe_1.0, whole genome shotgun sequence genomic DNA includes:
- the LOC116670876 gene encoding slit homolog 2 protein-like, producing the protein MIPENITTINLSKYKIRVIPPGSFSQMLGLKRLDLSQNKLVSLKGGEFRGLSGLVWLNLTCNNISHILYNAFDGLTRLQTLLLIHNALATISPGIFNSLPAIQAVDLSLNMLKVFSCRDSGGSSTL; encoded by the coding sequence ATGATCCCAGAAAACATAACAACGATCAACCTGTCCAAGTACAAGATCAGAGTCATCCCACCTGGATCATTCAGTCAGATGCTTGGGCTCAAACGCCTGGACCTGAGCCAGAACAAGCTGGTCTCTCTAAAAGGAGGAGAATTCAGAGGCCTGAGTGGCCTGGTATGGCTCAACCTCACCTGCAACAACATCTCACACATTCTCTACAATGCCTTTGATGGGCTTACCCGGCTACAAACTCTACTTCTGATCCACAACGCACTTGCAACAATATCTCCGGGTATCTTTAACTCCCTCCCAGCGATTCAAGCAGTCGATCTGTCCCTGAACATGCTTAAGGTTTTCAGCTGTAGAGACTCTGGTGGATCGTCCACTCTTTGA